In the genome of Altererythrobacter sp. TH136, one region contains:
- a CDS encoding glycosyltransferase family 39 protein, producing the protein MPVSSPHRPRDPIAWCAALSVAFLALVCVRLGLPSKPYFDEIHYLPAARALIAGSDWLNREHPMFGKELLAAGIALFGDHPWAWRLPSALAGALSLFASMRALWFASLSRFATLAYGVLLATGFILFVHARIAMLDGFMIALLAVAVWQCAAAVREPEHGRRSLAIAGVALGLALGAKWNAIPLAPLPGIAFLAVRLHACGWRGIFGRRGAPVPGIRLAEAALWLGLVPLVVYAATYLPAYLIEPVEVGKLGFIGLHEMMLRMQESVVKPHPYQSIWTDWIINRRAIWYFYQPSDGAQRGVLLIGNPLTMLLGLPAVIWCAWAGAARKRADAAAVALIYAASLGFWIVAAKPIQFYYHYFLPSMALLAALALALDALRVRGWGWLAWIVLAGSAAMFAWFFPILDAAPLDGPRAFEHWMWLSSWR; encoded by the coding sequence ATGCCCGTGTCTTCCCCGCACCGTCCGCGCGATCCGATTGCCTGGTGCGCCGCACTTTCGGTCGCCTTCCTGGCGCTCGTGTGCGTGCGCCTGGGCCTGCCGTCCAAGCCGTACTTCGACGAGATCCACTACCTCCCCGCAGCCCGCGCGCTGATCGCCGGAAGCGACTGGCTCAATCGCGAGCACCCGATGTTCGGCAAGGAACTGCTGGCTGCCGGGATCGCGCTGTTCGGCGATCATCCCTGGGCTTGGCGCCTTCCCAGCGCTCTTGCCGGAGCGCTGAGCCTGTTCGCCAGCATGCGCGCGCTGTGGTTCGCCTCGCTCAGCAGGTTCGCGACGCTGGCGTACGGCGTACTCCTGGCGACCGGGTTCATCCTGTTCGTGCACGCCCGCATCGCGATGCTCGACGGGTTCATGATCGCGCTGCTGGCGGTCGCCGTCTGGCAGTGCGCCGCCGCGGTGCGCGAGCCCGAGCATGGCCGCCGCAGCCTTGCCATCGCGGGCGTGGCGCTGGGCCTGGCGCTGGGCGCCAAATGGAATGCGATTCCGCTGGCGCCGCTACCCGGTATCGCGTTTCTGGCGGTCCGCCTGCACGCTTGCGGCTGGCGCGGAATTTTCGGGCGCCGCGGGGCGCCCGTGCCGGGCATCCGCTTGGCCGAGGCGGCGCTGTGGCTGGGACTGGTCCCGCTGGTCGTCTATGCCGCCACCTACCTTCCGGCCTACCTGATCGAGCCGGTCGAGGTCGGCAAGCTGGGCTTCATCGGCCTACACGAGATGATGCTGCGAATGCAGGAGAGCGTCGTCAAGCCGCATCCGTACCAGAGCATCTGGACCGACTGGATCATCAACCGCCGGGCGATCTGGTACTTCTACCAGCCTTCCGACGGGGCCCAGCGCGGGGTGCTGCTGATCGGCAATCCGCTGACGATGCTGCTGGGGCTGCCGGCGGTTATCTGGTGCGCCTGGGCCGGCGCTGCGCGAAAGCGCGCCGATGCCGCCGCCGTGGCCCTGATCTATGCCGCCAGTCTTGGCTTCTGGATCGTCGCGGCCAAGCCCATCCAGTTCTACTATCACTATTTCCTGCCCAGCATGGCGCTGCTTGCGGCGCTGGCGCTGGCGCTCGACGCGCTGCGTGTGCGCGGCTGGGGGTGGCTCGCCTGGATCGTGCTGGCAGGATCGGCAGCGATGTTCGCCTGGTTCTTCCCCATACTGGATGCCGCGCCGCTCGATGGACCGCGCGCGTTCGAACACTGGATGTGGCTGTCTAGCTGGCGCTAG
- a CDS encoding energy transducer TonB, whose amino-acid sequence MYATHDGESKRRIGAAAATIAVHALVIAGLAWGLSFDRSPVEPTQSLAVTVALDEPPPPPPPPVERSEPQRTADAAPAPEGQTGDALPREAPSAAIPLAVAPAAPVAGDGRDVDGGSGTQGSGSGAGGSGTGEGGGGSGTPAQRIAGALRDSDYPRAAEQAGLAGTVAISFRVRTDGSVDRCEVVRSSGAELLDGLTCRLFTQRFRFRPATDAAGQPIDSTLQTSFTWGTRRRR is encoded by the coding sequence ATGTATGCAACTCACGATGGCGAAAGCAAACGGCGGATCGGGGCGGCTGCCGCGACCATTGCCGTGCACGCGCTCGTCATCGCGGGTCTGGCGTGGGGGTTGTCGTTCGACCGTTCGCCGGTGGAACCCACGCAGTCGCTGGCCGTGACCGTCGCTTTGGACGAACCGCCCCCGCCCCCGCCCCCGCCCGTGGAGCGCAGCGAACCGCAGCGGACGGCGGACGCCGCGCCCGCTCCCGAGGGGCAGACGGGGGACGCGCTGCCCCGCGAAGCGCCGTCGGCGGCAATTCCGCTAGCAGTCGCTCCCGCCGCGCCCGTTGCGGGCGACGGGCGGGACGTCGATGGCGGATCCGGCACGCAGGGCAGCGGCTCCGGCGCGGGCGGCAGCGGCACTGGAGAAGGCGGCGGCGGCAGCGGAACGCCAGCGCAGCGGATCGCCGGTGCCTTGCGCGACAGCGACTATCCGAGAGCGGCCGAACAGGCGGGGCTCGCCGGCACCGTGGCGATCAGCTTTCGCGTTCGCACCGATGGGAGCGTGGACCGCTGCGAAGTTGTCCGGTCAAGCGGAGCGGAACTGCTCGACGGTCTCACCTGTCGGCTGTTCACCCAGCGCTTCCGCTTCCGTCCCGCCACCGATGCGGCGGGTCAACCGATCGACAGCACCCTGCAGACGAGCTTTACCTGGGGTACGCGCCGGCGCCGCTGA
- a CDS encoding glycine zipper domain-containing protein → MKKTMVLLAAAALPLGACTSYGNDDTLASAGTGAAIGAAAGAGVSAIAGTDLLTSAVIGAAAGGLGGAIWADRDRDGRADGYVYQGQYYQGTPTTYQAGMGDRTYCAERRSVAGTALRTGAAGAAVGAGAGALIGGLGVLEGAAIGAAVGGLGGAIWADQDRDGCVDGYVREGQYYSGEPMQQPVSTGYTGERG, encoded by the coding sequence ATGAAAAAGACAATGGTTTTGCTTGCTGCCGCCGCGCTGCCGCTGGGCGCCTGCACCTCGTACGGAAACGATGACACCCTCGCCAGCGCCGGGACCGGTGCTGCCATCGGCGCTGCCGCGGGTGCTGGCGTTTCCGCCATCGCCGGGACCGACCTGCTGACCAGCGCCGTCATCGGCGCCGCCGCTGGCGGACTTGGCGGGGCCATCTGGGCGGACCGCGATCGCGATGGCCGTGCAGACGGCTATGTCTATCAGGGCCAGTACTACCAGGGCACTCCGACGACCTATCAGGCCGGCATGGGCGACCGCACCTACTGCGCCGAACGGCGCAGCGTCGCTGGCACCGCGCTTCGGACCGGTGCAGCGGGCGCGGCTGTGGGCGCGGGCGCTGGTGCGCTGATCGGCGGCCTCGGCGTGCTCGAAGGCGCGGCGATCGGCGCTGCCGTCGGCGGCCTTGGCGGCGCGATCTGGGCTGACCAGGACCGTGACGGCTGCGTGGACGGTTACGTCCGTGAAGGCCAGTACTACTCGGGCGAGCCGATGCAGCAGCCGGTAAGCACCGGCTACACCGGCGAACGGGGCTAA
- a CDS encoding arylesterase produces MAAIVAAGEWAMQVSGWSIIAVALAVTACGSEAPTPQPAPQASPPAVEATGPQVDVLAFGDSLFAGYGLASPDQSYPAQLERALRQEGRNVRIANAGVSGDTTATGRQRLTFTLDSQPAKPDLVLLELGGNDLLRGLPPEQTRANLDAMLTELGRRDIPVVLMSLQAPPNYGTAFQQQFDAIYPALAAKHGAALVPFVTAQVFTNPRMIQSDHVHPTAEGVAALVKATGDAVAQAIPPEPGATD; encoded by the coding sequence ATGGCGGCAATCGTCGCCGCGGGAGAGTGGGCGATGCAGGTCAGCGGTTGGTCGATTATTGCAGTGGCTCTGGCAGTCACGGCCTGTGGATCGGAGGCGCCCACGCCGCAGCCCGCGCCCCAGGCTTCGCCGCCGGCCGTTGAGGCCACGGGCCCTCAGGTCGACGTGCTCGCTTTCGGCGATTCGCTGTTCGCCGGGTACGGCCTGGCCTCGCCCGACCAGAGCTATCCGGCACAGCTCGAGCGCGCGTTGCGGCAGGAAGGGCGGAACGTGCGGATCGCCAACGCCGGCGTCTCAGGCGATACCACCGCCACCGGCCGCCAGCGGCTAACCTTTACGCTCGACAGCCAGCCCGCCAAGCCCGATCTCGTTCTGCTGGAATTGGGCGGCAACGATCTGTTGCGCGGGCTTCCGCCCGAGCAGACCCGCGCCAATCTCGATGCGATGCTGACCGAGCTGGGCAGGCGGGACATCCCGGTGGTCCTGATGAGCCTGCAGGCGCCACCCAACTACGGCACCGCCTTCCAGCAGCAGTTCGATGCGATCTATCCCGCGCTGGCCGCCAAGCACGGCGCGGCGCTGGTGCCCTTCGTCACCGCGCAGGTGTTCACCAATCCCCGGATGATCCAGTCCGATCATGTGCATCCCACCGCGGAGGGCGTGGCGGCGCTGGTGAAGGCGACTGGCGATGCAGTCGCGCAAGCTATTCCGCCTGAACCCGGCGCGACGGACTGA
- a CDS encoding recombination protein O N-terminal domain-containing protein, with translation MHLSFAAIVVAARPHGETAAIVRVLSEQYGLVAGYVAGARGRHLRPVLIPGNRVAAELSGRSDSQMPFLRLELVESRGPWLSEPLAAGAIAWVTTLTAAVLPERNAYPNIYSGLSATLDAICHAPSARGWLRAVIAFEALVLRELGYGGTAPPAEADLEALLQMFARLGVPLERYLLADRKGDAMAARAMLGERLEKLKP, from the coding sequence ATGCATCTGTCGTTTGCCGCCATCGTGGTCGCCGCCCGGCCTCACGGCGAGACTGCGGCCATTGTCCGGGTGTTGAGCGAGCAATATGGACTGGTGGCTGGATACGTGGCCGGCGCGCGCGGGCGCCATCTGCGTCCCGTGCTGATCCCCGGAAACCGGGTGGCGGCTGAATTGTCCGGTCGCAGCGACAGCCAGATGCCCTTCCTCAGGCTGGAATTGGTCGAGAGCCGTGGCCCATGGCTCAGCGAGCCGCTGGCGGCAGGAGCAATCGCGTGGGTGACCACGCTGACGGCCGCGGTTCTGCCGGAACGAAATGCTTATCCCAATATCTACAGCGGGTTAAGCGCCACTCTTGACGCGATCTGTCACGCGCCGTCCGCACGGGGATGGTTGCGCGCCGTGATCGCGTTCGAGGCGCTGGTCCTGCGCGAACTGGGATATGGCGGTACGGCGCCCCCCGCCGAAGCCGATCTTGAGGCGCTGCTGCAAATGTTTGCCCGGCTCGGGGTTCCGCTGGAGCGCTACCTGCTTGCCGACCGGAAAGGCGATGCTATGGCCGCGCGCGCCATGCTGGGCGAGCGACTGGAGAAGCTGAAGCCATGA
- a CDS encoding glycosyltransferase family 2 protein has translation MLEVAIILPTLNERDNLAPLLLRIENALGPTGWEVIVVDDNSPDGTADAARALAMSDNRVRAIQRFGRRGLASAAIEGMCATAAPFVAVMDADHQHDPALLPQMLAALRENACDIAVASRFVAGGNADGLSSATREKGSRLANRLARKVTGIELTDPMSGYFLTRSDAVRAAAPRLSGIGFKILLDLLATSNPPLRVKEFPLQFAERRAGESKLDNAVAFEFLVGLYDRSLGRFVPSRFALFGTVGALGVAVHMTVLTLLYRVSGEGFALATVIATFAAMSFNFWLNNFLTYRDQRLRGAVAIARGWLGFCLTCAVGALANVATATLLQGRGFHWVLAALAGIVIGSVWNYALSSRFVWGKY, from the coding sequence ATGCTCGAAGTCGCGATCATCCTCCCCACGCTCAACGAGCGGGACAATCTTGCGCCGCTACTGTTGCGGATCGAAAACGCGCTTGGTCCGACAGGGTGGGAAGTCATCGTGGTGGATGACAACAGCCCCGACGGCACCGCCGACGCGGCGCGCGCGCTCGCCATGTCGGATAACCGCGTGCGCGCCATCCAGCGGTTCGGCCGGAGGGGCCTTGCCAGCGCAGCGATCGAAGGGATGTGCGCGACCGCGGCGCCATTCGTCGCGGTGATGGATGCCGACCACCAGCACGATCCTGCGCTCTTGCCGCAGATGCTGGCAGCCCTGCGCGAAAATGCCTGCGACATCGCGGTCGCCAGCCGGTTCGTCGCCGGGGGCAATGCGGACGGCCTGTCGAGTGCGACGCGGGAAAAGGGTTCGCGCCTGGCCAATCGGCTGGCACGCAAGGTCACGGGCATCGAGCTGACCGATCCGATGAGCGGTTATTTCCTGACCCGTTCGGACGCGGTGCGGGCGGCGGCGCCGCGCCTTTCCGGCATTGGCTTCAAGATCCTGCTCGATCTGCTCGCCACCTCCAATCCCCCGCTCCGGGTCAAGGAGTTTCCCTTGCAGTTCGCCGAGCGGCGCGCTGGCGAGAGCAAGCTCGACAACGCGGTGGCGTTCGAATTTCTGGTGGGGCTGTACGACCGCTCGCTGGGGCGCTTTGTGCCTTCGCGTTTCGCGCTGTTCGGAACCGTCGGTGCCTTGGGCGTGGCCGTCCACATGACGGTGTTGACGCTATTGTACCGGGTCAGCGGCGAGGGCTTTGCGCTGGCGACGGTCATCGCGACCTTCGCGGCGATGAGCTTCAACTTCTGGCTCAACAACTTCCTCACCTATCGCGACCAGCGCCTGCGCGGGGCGGTGGCGATCGCCCGGGGCTGGCTTGGCTTTTGCCTCACGTGCGCGGTCGGTGCGCTGGCCAACGTCGCCACGGCGACCCTGTTGCAGGGTCGGGGTTTCCACTGGGTGCTTGCCGCCCTGGCGGGGATCGTGATCGGTTCAGTATGGAACTATGCGCTGTCGAGCCGCTTCGTCTGGGGCAAATACTAG
- the leuB gene encoding 3-isopropylmalate dehydrogenase, with product MKVALLPGDGVGPEVVHEAVRVLEVLDLPGLTLLEGDVGGAAYRRHGHPLPPETLGVARAADAVLFGAVGDPGCDTLERHLRPEQAILGLRSELGLFANLRPAAMIPGLEAMSALRPEIAARIDLLIVRELNGDVYFGEKAIDVLPDGRRRGRDLMSYAEDEVRRIAHVAFRAAHGRRRRLCSVDKANVLETSQLWRDVVIEVAAEYPDVSLEHMYVDNAAMQLVRDPGRFDVIVTGNLFGDILSDQASMCVGSIGLLASAALGERETEHGTFGLYEPIHGSAPDIAGQGIANPVATILSAAMMLRHSLGAPEEAERVEKAVARTLADGVRARDLGGSAGTADVGDAVIRRL from the coding sequence ATGAAAGTCGCGCTGCTGCCAGGCGACGGGGTGGGTCCCGAAGTGGTGCACGAAGCTGTCCGCGTGCTCGAAGTGCTCGATCTGCCCGGCCTCACGCTGCTGGAAGGCGATGTCGGCGGTGCGGCGTACCGGCGTCACGGCCACCCGCTGCCCCCCGAAACGCTGGGCGTGGCGCGCGCGGCCGATGCCGTCTTGTTCGGCGCGGTCGGCGACCCAGGATGCGACACGCTGGAGCGACACTTGCGCCCGGAGCAGGCGATCCTGGGGCTCCGCAGCGAGCTTGGCCTGTTCGCCAACCTGCGTCCCGCGGCGATGATTCCGGGGCTGGAAGCGATGAGCGCGCTGCGGCCGGAGATCGCCGCGCGCATCGATCTGTTGATCGTGCGCGAGCTTAACGGGGACGTCTACTTCGGCGAAAAGGCCATCGATGTTCTGCCGGACGGCCGCCGCCGTGGCCGCGACCTGATGAGCTATGCCGAGGATGAGGTGCGCCGCATCGCTCACGTCGCGTTCCGTGCCGCGCACGGGCGACGGCGCCGGCTGTGTTCGGTGGACAAGGCGAATGTGCTGGAGACCAGCCAGTTATGGCGCGACGTGGTGATCGAGGTCGCGGCTGAATATCCCGACGTCTCGCTCGAGCACATGTATGTCGACAACGCCGCCATGCAGCTGGTGCGCGATCCGGGCCGGTTCGACGTGATCGTCACCGGTAATCTGTTCGGCGACATCCTGTCTGACCAGGCGAGCATGTGCGTCGGCTCGATCGGGTTGCTGGCAAGCGCCGCGCTCGGGGAACGGGAAACGGAGCACGGCACGTTCGGGCTGTATGAACCGATTCACGGTAGCGCGCCGGACATCGCAGGGCAGGGGATCGCTAACCCGGTCGCCACGATCCTGTCCGCCGCGATGATGTTGCGCCATTCGCTGGGAGCGCCCGAAGAAGCCGAACGGGTGGAGAAAGCCGTCGCGCGGACGCTGGCCGATGGGGTGCGCGCGCGCGACCTTGGGGGCAGTGCCGGCACCGCGGACGTGGGCGACGCGGTCATCCGCCGGCTCTAG
- the rpsL gene encoding 30S ribosomal protein S12, with amino-acid sequence MPTINQLVRKGREPQKAKSKVPAMEANPQKRGVCTRVYTTTPKKPNSALRKVAKVRLTNQREVITYIPGEGHNLQEHSVVLIRGGRVRDLPGVRYHVLRGVLDTQGVKDRKQSRSKYGAKRPK; translated from the coding sequence ATGCCGACGATCAACCAGCTGGTCCGCAAGGGCCGCGAACCGCAGAAGGCCAAGTCCAAGGTCCCTGCGATGGAAGCGAACCCGCAGAAGCGCGGCGTTTGCACCCGCGTCTATACGACGACCCCGAAGAAGCCGAACTCGGCGCTGCGCAAGGTCGCCAAGGTGCGCCTGACCAACCAGCGCGAGGTCATCACCTACATCCCGGGTGAAGGGCACAACCTGCAGGAGCACTCGGTGGTGCTGATCCGCGGCGGCCGCGTGCGCGACCTTCCCGGCGTGCGGTACCACGTGCTGCGCGGCGTGCTCGACACCCAGGGCGTCAAGGACCGCAAGCAGAGCCGCTCGAAGTACGGCGCCAAGCGTCCGAAGTAA
- a CDS encoding L,D-transpeptidase family protein, with the protein MTSIARAFAARTNRAMLTVGVGALIAIGAPIPAAAAPFAAPASAELRSEVKQRAGDLRRFYAARDYRPLWLSPSGQASSAVDRLLERLETAQFDALDKRTLKNLRTGSLRRDLDRAAGGKPEAIARADVELSQMFATYARAMRGAPRGRMLYESAALAPVMPTAESVLTSAAKSPSLDEHITQMAWMHPFYAELRDALISPGFSPNKRQVIWENLSRVRALPAIPAERYVLVDAASARLWMYENGKPVDSMKAVVGKPESETPAMAGFIRYAIVNPYWNVPPDLVQNTIAKGVLSGGTKYLTQRGYEVLANYDANAKPIDPKKVDWQAVAAGAPPPHVRQKPGGSNFMGKVKYEFPNAQGIYLHDTPDRALLKLDDRQLSNGCVRLEDADRLGRWLLGGKSVSKTGNRPEQRIDLPTVVPVYITYLTAAPDAKGTIAFRDDVYGRDSAPQFAALEGVSGAGAYPR; encoded by the coding sequence ATGACCAGCATCGCACGGGCTTTTGCCGCCCGAACCAATCGCGCGATGCTGACCGTAGGTGTGGGTGCGCTGATCGCAATCGGCGCACCCATCCCGGCGGCTGCAGCACCCTTCGCCGCGCCCGCGAGCGCGGAGCTTCGGAGCGAAGTCAAGCAGCGCGCCGGTGACCTGCGCCGCTTCTACGCGGCGCGAGATTATCGTCCGTTGTGGCTGTCGCCATCTGGCCAGGCCAGTTCCGCTGTCGATCGCCTGCTCGAACGGCTGGAGACCGCGCAGTTCGACGCGCTGGACAAGCGGACGCTGAAGAACCTTCGCACCGGATCGCTGCGCCGCGATCTTGACCGCGCCGCGGGCGGCAAGCCCGAAGCGATTGCGCGCGCGGATGTCGAACTGTCACAGATGTTCGCGACTTATGCCCGGGCCATGCGCGGAGCGCCGCGCGGACGGATGTTGTACGAAAGCGCGGCGCTCGCGCCGGTCATGCCGACCGCTGAATCGGTGCTCACGTCCGCCGCCAAATCACCTTCGCTCGATGAGCACATCACGCAGATGGCGTGGATGCATCCGTTCTATGCGGAGTTGCGGGACGCGCTCATCAGTCCGGGCTTTTCGCCTAACAAGCGCCAGGTCATCTGGGAGAACCTCAGCAGGGTTCGCGCGCTGCCGGCGATCCCGGCCGAACGTTATGTACTGGTCGACGCAGCAAGCGCGCGGCTGTGGATGTATGAGAACGGCAAGCCGGTCGATTCGATGAAAGCCGTGGTCGGGAAGCCGGAATCGGAAACGCCGGCGATGGCCGGGTTTATCCGGTACGCTATCGTCAATCCCTACTGGAACGTCCCGCCCGACCTTGTGCAGAACACGATCGCCAAGGGCGTGCTGTCGGGTGGCACCAAGTACCTCACGCAGCGCGGTTACGAAGTGCTGGCGAATTACGATGCGAACGCCAAGCCGATCGATCCCAAGAAGGTGGACTGGCAGGCCGTTGCCGCGGGTGCGCCGCCCCCTCACGTCCGTCAGAAGCCGGGCGGGAGCAATTTCATGGGCAAGGTGAAGTACGAATTCCCCAATGCGCAGGGCATTTATCTTCATGACACGCCCGATCGCGCGCTGCTCAAGCTTGACGATCGCCAGCTGAGCAACGGCTGCGTCCGTCTCGAAGATGCCGACCGGCTCGGCCGGTGGCTGCTGGGCGGGAAGTCGGTCAGCAAGACAGGCAACCGGCCCGAGCAGCGGATCGACCTGCCGACTGTGGTGCCAGTCTATATCACATATCTTACCGCGGCACCCGATGCGAAGGGCACGATCGCCTTTCGTGACGATGTATACGGACGCGATAGCGCGCCGCAATTCGCCGCCCTCGAAGGCGTCAGCGGCGCCGGCGCGTACCCCAGGTAA
- a CDS encoding LysR family transcriptional regulator: protein MKRTHLPLNALRVFDAAARHLSFTRAADELAVTPAAVGQQIRALEDHLGTVLFRRTSKGLELTDEANAGLDALREGFLKFEEAVQAMQAGQASDRYTIAAPREFYAQWLSHRLAAFREQNPGIRLQLIADENADFTETNLDVAIRLVDGPGELEGIELAPARRVVVAAPGAPDQWIAWPGAALPSGEEGMVLVANPGQALSSAIAGLGKAMLPALLVEEAVTAGRLSVLEGPDEGRRAYWLVAPLPQWRQKKVKTLVAFLTHERGAEQPQG from the coding sequence ATGAAGCGCACGCACCTGCCCCTGAACGCCCTGCGCGTGTTCGACGCCGCCGCACGGCACCTGTCGTTTACCCGCGCCGCGGACGAACTGGCGGTGACGCCCGCCGCGGTCGGCCAGCAGATCCGCGCGCTGGAGGATCACCTCGGCACGGTACTGTTTCGCCGCACGAGCAAGGGGCTGGAACTGACCGATGAGGCCAACGCCGGGCTGGACGCCTTGCGCGAAGGGTTCCTGAAGTTCGAGGAAGCCGTCCAGGCCATGCAGGCCGGCCAGGCAAGCGACCGTTATACCATCGCCGCTCCGCGCGAATTCTACGCGCAGTGGCTGAGCCATCGTCTGGCGGCCTTCCGCGAGCAGAACCCCGGCATCCGCCTGCAGCTGATTGCCGATGAGAACGCGGACTTTACCGAGACCAATCTCGATGTGGCCATCCGGCTGGTGGACGGTCCTGGCGAGTTGGAAGGAATCGAGCTGGCCCCGGCCCGGCGGGTGGTAGTCGCCGCCCCCGGTGCGCCTGATCAGTGGATCGCCTGGCCTGGCGCGGCACTGCCTTCGGGAGAGGAGGGCATGGTTCTGGTCGCCAATCCGGGTCAGGCGCTGTCGAGCGCCATCGCCGGGCTGGGCAAGGCCATGCTGCCCGCACTGCTGGTGGAGGAAGCCGTGACCGCCGGCCGGCTATCAGTGCTGGAAGGCCCCGATGAAGGGCGCCGCGCATACTGGCTGGTGGCGCCGCTGCCCCAGTGGCGGCAGAAGAAGGTGAAGACGCTCGTCGCGTTTCTCACTCACGAACGCGGCGCCGAGCAGCCGCAAGGCTAA
- the apaG gene encoding Co2+/Mg2+ efflux protein ApaG, which produces MKQLFQHAAITDGITVRVAVNFLPEQSRPQDGKWFWVYHIRIENGRAERVQLLSRHWRITDARGMVNIVDGEGVVGEKPILEPEQSHDYVSGCPLTTPHGTMEGFYTFQRASGPPLEVRIPFFPLAAPAEAG; this is translated from the coding sequence ATGAAACAGCTGTTCCAACATGCCGCGATTACCGATGGGATCACCGTGCGGGTGGCCGTCAATTTTCTGCCCGAGCAATCCCGCCCGCAGGACGGCAAGTGGTTCTGGGTCTATCATATCCGGATCGAGAACGGCCGCGCTGAGCGGGTCCAGTTGCTCAGCCGTCACTGGCGCATCACCGATGCGCGCGGCATGGTGAACATCGTCGACGGCGAAGGCGTGGTGGGCGAAAAGCCGATCCTGGAGCCTGAGCAGAGCCACGATTACGTGTCCGGCTGTCCGCTGACCACTCCGCACGGCACGATGGAGGGCTTCTACACCTTCCAGCGTGCAAGCGGGCCACCGTTGGAGGTGCGGATTCCGTTCTTCCCCCTCGCAGCCCCGGCCGAGGCGGGGTGA
- a CDS encoding aminotransferase class I/II-fold pyridoxal phosphate-dependent enzyme — translation MKKTTGMDRSITTRWRPATQAIRGGTWRSEHGETSEALFVTSGYTYDDAETVAARFSGEATGMTYSRLQNPTVAMLEERIALMEGAEACRTQASGMAAMTAALLCQLSAGDHVVAARAAFGSCRWLVDHLCPRFGIETTVIDSGNDAEWERAIRPNTKVFFFETPANPTLDVVDIAHVCRVAKSHGIVTVVDNAFASPALQRPLELGADVVAYSATKLMDGQGRVLAGAVCGSQQFIDEVLLPFQRNTGPNLSPFNAWVVHKGLETLDLRARAQSASALELGKFIEARLGRKGGRLLHPGLPSHPRHDLAIRQMPNGTGPIFAFDLPGGREQAFALLNALELIDISNNIGDARTLLCHPASTTHANMGPEARSEMGVTEGLLRINVGLEDIADLTEDIDRAMSAAGL, via the coding sequence ATGAAGAAAACTACCGGAATGGACCGCTCGATCACCACACGGTGGCGCCCTGCAACGCAGGCAATCCGCGGGGGCACCTGGCGATCCGAACACGGGGAGACCAGCGAGGCGCTGTTCGTCACCTCGGGCTACACTTACGACGACGCCGAGACGGTGGCCGCGCGGTTCAGCGGGGAGGCCACCGGCATGACCTACTCCCGCCTCCAGAACCCGACCGTGGCGATGCTGGAAGAGCGGATCGCCCTGATGGAGGGCGCCGAAGCGTGCCGCACCCAGGCGAGCGGCATGGCCGCCATGACCGCGGCGTTGCTGTGCCAGCTTTCGGCGGGCGACCACGTCGTCGCAGCGCGCGCGGCGTTCGGCAGTTGCCGCTGGCTGGTCGATCACCTCTGTCCCCGCTTCGGCATCGAGACGACCGTGATCGACAGCGGGAACGACGCGGAGTGGGAGCGGGCCATCCGCCCCAACACCAAAGTGTTCTTCTTCGAAACGCCTGCCAACCCGACCCTCGACGTGGTCGACATCGCGCATGTGTGCCGCGTCGCCAAGTCGCACGGCATCGTCACGGTGGTGGACAACGCGTTCGCCTCTCCCGCCTTGCAACGGCCGCTGGAGCTGGGCGCGGATGTGGTCGCCTATTCCGCGACCAAGCTGATGGACGGGCAGGGCCGGGTGCTCGCCGGCGCCGTATGCGGTTCGCAGCAGTTCATCGACGAGGTGCTGCTGCCGTTCCAGCGCAACACCGGGCCCAATCTCTCGCCATTCAACGCCTGGGTGGTGCACAAGGGGCTGGAGACGCTGGACCTGCGCGCACGGGCGCAGAGCGCCTCCGCCCTTGAGCTCGGCAAGTTCATCGAAGCCCGTTTAGGCCGCAAGGGCGGGCGCTTGCTCCATCCCGGATTGCCGAGCCACCCGCGCCACGACCTCGCCATACGCCAGATGCCGAACGGCACCGGTCCGATCTTTGCGTTCGACCTGCCCGGCGGGCGGGAACAGGCGTTCGCGCTGCTCAACGCGCTGGAACTGATCGATATCTCCAACAACATCGGCGATGCGCGCACTCTGCTGTGCCATCCGGCCAGCACCACGCACGCCAACATGGGTCCCGAAGCCCGCAGCGAGATGGGGGTGACCGAAGGCCTGCTCCGCATCAACGTGGGGCTGGAGGACATCGCCGACCTGACCGAAGATATCGACCGGGCAATGTCCGCGGCGGGTCTGTAG